A region of Periplaneta americana isolate PAMFEO1 chromosome 16, P.americana_PAMFEO1_priV1, whole genome shotgun sequence DNA encodes the following proteins:
- the LOC138691618 gene encoding zinc finger protein 695-like isoform X1 has protein sequence MQPFLSVVMDVIKKEPEVDPLCLRPQDNIYEIGGNNTLSEEWNLSHLEVAAMKTECVDQSYDIKTEIKVEDNTSVPISLPMVKSEVDQELFYLDRVQEEQKVEVSSEGDEVISESVVHNVKKNVSQEHVRINNEDEKLTQCDNNRPGCSNISDVSLNSIKCNTSNEVLTRESLNIHFHIHKRKKSFKCDVCGKCFLKLSGLKRHALLHTGGMLFRCEVCGKSFRRSWDFRRHARIHKSEYTFKCNECGMCFTAWAYLNRHARTHTGQMRFKCDVCGKCFSVSGHLTIHRRMHTGERPFKCTECRKCFSSSAALNRHARVHTGERPFKCEYCRKDFSQLGHLKRHARMHTGQMPFKCDVCGKCFSVSGHLNIHARIHTGERPFKCEVCGKCFSVSGHLIIHARMHTGERPFKGMYAYIRAKDHSNAKTVESISHN, from the exons ATGCAACCTTTcctttcagttgtgatggatgtGATCAAGAAGGAACCTGAAGTTGACCCATTGTGCCTACGACCACAGGATAACATTTATGAAATCGGAGGGAATAACACTTTATCAGAG GAATGGAATTTATCGCATCTGGAAGTGGCGGCCATGAAGACAGAATGTGTGGACCAGAGTTATGATATTAAAACAGAGATAAAGGTTGAAGACAACACGTCAGTGCCTATTAGCCTACCTATGGTCAaatctgaagttgat caagaGTTGTTCTATCTGGACAGAGTTCAGGAGGAACAGAAAGTGGAAGTATCTTCAGAGGGGGATGAAGTGATCTCTGAGAG CGTTGTGCATAATGTTAAGAAGAATGTGTCACAAGAACATGTCCGCATTAATAATGAAGATGAAAAATTGACACAGTGTGATAACAACAGACCTGGATGTTCAAACATTAGTGACGTAAGCCTTAATTCTATCAAGTGTAATACATCCAACGAGGTTCTAACACGAGAATCTTTGAACATTCATTTTCATATACATAAAAGGAAAAAatcattcaaatgcgatgtctgtggaaagtgtttcttgaAATTGAGTGGTTTGAAGAGGCATGCGCTCCTACACACAGGTGGGATGCTATTTCGTTGCGAAGTGTGTGGGAAGTCTTTCAGAAGATCATGGGATTTTAGGAGACATGCACGCATACACAAAAGCGAATATACATTCAAATGCAACGAGTGTGGAATGTGTTTTACAGCATGGGCATATTTAAACAgacatgcacgcacacacacaggcCAAATGCgattcaaatgcgatgtgtgtggaaagtgtttttcagtTTCAGGTCATTTAACCATACATAGACGTATGCATACAGGCGAAAGACCATTCAAATGCACGGAGTGTAGAAAGTGTTTCTCATCATCGGCAGCTTTGAACAGGCATGCACGCGTACATacaggcgaaaggccattcaaatgcgagtaCTGTAGAAAGGATTTCTCACAATTAGGACATTTAAAGCGACATGCACGCATGCACACAGGCCAaatgccattcaaatgcgatgtgtgtggaaagtgtttctcagttTCAGGGCATTTAAACATACATGCACGTATACACACAGGCGAGagaccattcaaatgcgaagtgtgtggaaagtgtttctcagttTCGGGACATTTAATCATACATGCACGTATGCACActggcgaaaggccattcaaagGCATGTACGCGTACATACGGGCGAAagaccattcaaatgcgaagACTGTAGAAAGTATTTCTCACAATTAG
- the LOC138691618 gene encoding zinc finger protein 695-like isoform X2, translated as MDVIKKEPEVDPLCLRPQDNIYEIGGNNTLSEEWNLSHLEVAAMKTECVDQSYDIKTEIKVEDNTSVPISLPMVKSEVDQELFYLDRVQEEQKVEVSSEGDEVISESVVHNVKKNVSQEHVRINNEDEKLTQCDNNRPGCSNISDVSLNSIKCNTSNEVLTRESLNIHFHIHKRKKSFKCDVCGKCFLKLSGLKRHALLHTGGMLFRCEVCGKSFRRSWDFRRHARIHKSEYTFKCNECGMCFTAWAYLNRHARTHTGQMRFKCDVCGKCFSVSGHLTIHRRMHTGERPFKCTECRKCFSSSAALNRHARVHTGERPFKCEYCRKDFSQLGHLKRHARMHTGQMPFKCDVCGKCFSVSGHLNIHARIHTGERPFKCEVCGKCFSVSGHLIIHARMHTGERPFKGMYAYIRAKDHSNAKTVESISHN; from the exons atggatgtGATCAAGAAGGAACCTGAAGTTGACCCATTGTGCCTACGACCACAGGATAACATTTATGAAATCGGAGGGAATAACACTTTATCAGAG GAATGGAATTTATCGCATCTGGAAGTGGCGGCCATGAAGACAGAATGTGTGGACCAGAGTTATGATATTAAAACAGAGATAAAGGTTGAAGACAACACGTCAGTGCCTATTAGCCTACCTATGGTCAaatctgaagttgat caagaGTTGTTCTATCTGGACAGAGTTCAGGAGGAACAGAAAGTGGAAGTATCTTCAGAGGGGGATGAAGTGATCTCTGAGAG CGTTGTGCATAATGTTAAGAAGAATGTGTCACAAGAACATGTCCGCATTAATAATGAAGATGAAAAATTGACACAGTGTGATAACAACAGACCTGGATGTTCAAACATTAGTGACGTAAGCCTTAATTCTATCAAGTGTAATACATCCAACGAGGTTCTAACACGAGAATCTTTGAACATTCATTTTCATATACATAAAAGGAAAAAatcattcaaatgcgatgtctgtggaaagtgtttcttgaAATTGAGTGGTTTGAAGAGGCATGCGCTCCTACACACAGGTGGGATGCTATTTCGTTGCGAAGTGTGTGGGAAGTCTTTCAGAAGATCATGGGATTTTAGGAGACATGCACGCATACACAAAAGCGAATATACATTCAAATGCAACGAGTGTGGAATGTGTTTTACAGCATGGGCATATTTAAACAgacatgcacgcacacacacaggcCAAATGCgattcaaatgcgatgtgtgtggaaagtgtttttcagtTTCAGGTCATTTAACCATACATAGACGTATGCATACAGGCGAAAGACCATTCAAATGCACGGAGTGTAGAAAGTGTTTCTCATCATCGGCAGCTTTGAACAGGCATGCACGCGTACATacaggcgaaaggccattcaaatgcgagtaCTGTAGAAAGGATTTCTCACAATTAGGACATTTAAAGCGACATGCACGCATGCACACAGGCCAaatgccattcaaatgcgatgtgtgtggaaagtgtttctcagttTCAGGGCATTTAAACATACATGCACGTATACACACAGGCGAGagaccattcaaatgcgaagtgtgtggaaagtgtttctcagttTCGGGACATTTAATCATACATGCACGTATGCACActggcgaaaggccattcaaagGCATGTACGCGTACATACGGGCGAAagaccattcaaatgcgaagACTGTAGAAAGTATTTCTCACAATTAG